A genomic segment from Bryobacteraceae bacterium encodes:
- a CDS encoding putative Ig domain-containing protein: MHKAAALLLIASAVVWSPAYAQGLPPPTITNVSPSAVTAPSPGVTLIVTGTRFRQDSRVVWRFGVLGAAPLDTTFISETQLRASVPAPLLQDPAQIPIAVTQPGDPGLTLSSNVVTFVIFSGLSVATVCPLPNAIVGRDYSAQFIPNGGVPPYSWTLAGGFLPAGLTLGTNGAVTGIASVAQTTAFTVQVADAAGSTARSGCAVTSISPGPSQTLFITSLQPAGVVAGAGAVSLVIRGFGFTQTSIAVWNFGAGQTDLATTFVDSNTLNVTIPATLTANAGTFPVAVRQTVLTSQSVSNAQPFTVSAPLTIAGGCPLRDAVVGAGYSEQLTVGGGFAPYVWSVFAGQLPPGLALQREGTVSGTPNVAGEFNFTFAVTDSRNNSGTRACSMRVLGPIRSIPATLSFSAVAGGEWPGVRDLSIIAAAPNIDYSVSSSGGSWLRVEAASGMTPGLVRVSVDPSQLTAGLYGGVITIRADASSNQAVQIPVSLTLQPAATPALVPRPAGITFSAPRDGAAALTQLLTVAAAAPTAIGFDATALSQGNWLSVTPAGSATPGVAAALRVTASPAGLAPGTYSGVVRLSPLAGAARVDVPVTLAIGLSLETLSVSQSGVTITSVAGGPNPPNRTLHVASNGPNGFFWDAGVGTDSGGDWLELVRTANTARPGELSPAEFRARPQDLAAGAYFGDVRIATASADLPRRIGVVMEVLPQDRTLPLDLSAAALSFVAPTPAPRALTVRNLTRGATQIVTRLEGNTAIWSVTNAEARTLLSGESHTISVIANPAGLSPGVYRGRILLQSAGASAAPPPVQPVDLLLIVPLSDCAAAHPVVIPVAPGSGFRAAAGLPVAMEVDLIDACGRPVLGGAVSIHAPAAGGAGASLLPFGEGRYAGTWVMPDRDPGPATLTILAADGSGRAAEPVLLAAAVEANPGLPVVDAFVSGASFRVGAPVAPGGIVTAFGSRIAAAANPARSVPLPRDLGGTRLLVDGPEAAPLFFAGPGQLNAMLPFGLAPGNIHQVAVARGSMRSPWIDVTTAAAAPAVFMLNAAGQGIVVDGAQPSVVATPATPVARGGVVVIYCEGLGRTDAVIFEGQLSPTSPPANSVAPVAITIGGQPATVLFAGLTPESVGLYQINAVVPESIAGGDAVPIVVTAAGIPSRPVTIAVR; the protein is encoded by the coding sequence TTGCACAAAGCCGCCGCGCTCCTGTTGATCGCATCCGCCGTTGTCTGGTCCCCCGCCTACGCGCAAGGCCTGCCGCCGCCCACCATCACCAACGTCAGCCCATCGGCGGTAACCGCGCCTAGCCCCGGCGTGACGCTCATCGTCACCGGCACGCGCTTCCGGCAGGATTCCCGCGTGGTGTGGCGCTTCGGCGTTCTCGGCGCGGCTCCGCTCGACACCACCTTCATCAGCGAAACGCAACTCCGCGCCTCCGTGCCGGCGCCTCTGCTCCAGGACCCGGCGCAGATACCCATCGCCGTCACCCAGCCCGGCGACCCCGGCCTCACGCTCTCCTCCAACGTCGTCACTTTCGTGATCTTCTCCGGGCTCTCGGTGGCCACCGTCTGCCCGCTGCCGAACGCCATCGTCGGCCGCGACTATTCCGCACAGTTCATTCCCAACGGCGGCGTGCCGCCCTACTCCTGGACACTCGCCGGCGGCTTCCTTCCCGCCGGCCTCACGCTCGGAACCAACGGCGCGGTCACCGGAATCGCAAGCGTCGCGCAAACCACGGCCTTCACCGTTCAGGTGGCGGACGCCGCCGGAAGCACCGCGCGATCCGGCTGCGCCGTCACGTCCATCTCTCCCGGCCCATCGCAAACGCTGTTCATCACGTCGCTGCAGCCGGCCGGCGTCGTCGCGGGAGCGGGCGCGGTCAGCCTTGTGATCCGCGGCTTCGGCTTCACCCAAACTTCCATCGCGGTGTGGAACTTCGGCGCCGGGCAGACCGATCTGGCCACCACATTCGTCGATTCCAACACGCTGAACGTCACCATTCCGGCAACGCTCACGGCCAACGCAGGCACGTTTCCCGTCGCCGTGCGGCAAACCGTCCTCACCTCGCAATCGGTCTCGAACGCGCAGCCGTTCACCGTTTCCGCGCCGCTCACCATCGCGGGCGGATGCCCCCTGCGCGACGCGGTCGTCGGCGCCGGCTACTCGGAACAACTCACCGTCGGCGGCGGTTTCGCGCCGTACGTGTGGTCCGTTTTCGCCGGACAGCTCCCGCCCGGACTCGCGCTGCAGCGCGAAGGAACGGTCTCCGGAACACCGAATGTCGCTGGCGAGTTCAACTTCACCTTCGCCGTCACCGACAGCCGCAACAACTCCGGAACCCGCGCCTGCTCGATGCGCGTCCTCGGGCCCATCCGCTCCATTCCAGCCACGCTCTCGTTTTCCGCCGTCGCCGGCGGAGAGTGGCCGGGCGTGCGCGACTTGAGTATCATCGCGGCCGCGCCCAACATCGATTACTCCGTGTCATCGTCAGGCGGAAGCTGGCTCCGCGTGGAAGCCGCATCCGGAATGACGCCCGGCCTCGTCCGCGTTTCCGTCGATCCCTCTCAACTCACTGCCGGCCTGTATGGCGGCGTCATCACGATTCGCGCCGACGCGTCGAGCAACCAAGCCGTCCAGATCCCCGTTTCCTTGACTCTGCAGCCAGCCGCGACGCCCGCCCTGGTCCCGCGCCCCGCGGGAATTACGTTCTCGGCGCCACGCGACGGCGCCGCAGCGTTGACCCAACTGCTCACCGTGGCGGCCGCCGCGCCCACGGCCATCGGCTTCGACGCCACCGCGCTCTCGCAAGGCAACTGGCTCTCGGTGACACCCGCCGGCAGCGCCACTCCGGGAGTCGCCGCGGCGCTGCGCGTCACAGCCTCGCCCGCCGGACTCGCGCCCGGCACGTACTCCGGCGTCGTTCGCCTGTCGCCGCTGGCGGGCGCCGCCCGAGTCGACGTGCCGGTGACGCTCGCCATCGGGCTCTCGCTCGAAACGCTCAGCGTCTCGCAATCCGGCGTCACGATCACCTCCGTCGCCGGCGGGCCGAATCCGCCGAACCGTACACTCCACGTCGCCTCCAACGGCCCGAACGGCTTCTTCTGGGATGCCGGCGTCGGGACCGATTCCGGCGGCGACTGGCTCGAACTGGTGCGCACCGCCAATACCGCGCGCCCCGGCGAACTCTCGCCCGCCGAGTTCCGCGCCCGCCCGCAGGATCTCGCCGCCGGCGCCTACTTCGGCGACGTGCGCATCGCTACCGCGTCGGCGGATCTGCCGCGGCGCATCGGCGTGGTGATGGAGGTGCTTCCGCAAGACCGCACGCTTCCGCTCGATCTATCCGCGGCCGCGCTCTCCTTCGTCGCCCCCACGCCCGCTCCCCGCGCGCTCACCGTCCGCAACCTCACCCGCGGCGCCACGCAGATCGTTACCCGGCTGGAAGGAAACACGGCGATCTGGTCCGTCACAAACGCCGAAGCACGCACGCTGCTCTCCGGCGAGTCGCACACCATCTCCGTCATCGCCAACCCGGCCGGCCTCTCTCCGGGTGTGTATCGCGGCCGCATCCTGCTGCAAAGCGCCGGTGCTTCGGCCGCGCCTCCGCCGGTGCAGCCCGTCGACCTCTTGCTGATCGTCCCGCTCAGCGACTGCGCGGCGGCGCATCCGGTGGTGATTCCCGTCGCGCCTGGATCCGGCTTCCGCGCCGCGGCCGGCCTCCCCGTGGCGATGGAAGTCGATCTCATCGACGCGTGCGGCCGCCCCGTCCTTGGCGGCGCGGTCTCCATTCACGCGCCGGCCGCCGGTGGCGCCGGTGCGTCCCTGTTGCCGTTCGGCGAAGGACGCTACGCCGGCACCTGGGTCATGCCGGATCGCGACCCCGGTCCGGCCACGCTCACCATACTCGCCGCCGATGGCTCCGGGCGCGCCGCGGAGCCCGTTCTTCTCGCCGCCGCCGTGGAAGCGAACCCGGGCCTTCCCGTAGTCGACGCTTTCGTAAGCGGAGCTTCGTTCCGCGTCGGCGCGCCGGTCGCGCCGGGTGGCATCGTCACCGCGTTCGGCTCCCGCATCGCCGCCGCCGCCAATCCCGCCCGCAGTGTCCCGCTGCCGCGAGACCTCGGCGGCACGCGCCTGCTCGTCGATGGTCCCGAAGCCGCGCCGTTGTTCTTTGCCGGCCCCGGGCAGCTCAACGCGATGCTGCCGTTCGGGCTCGCGCCCGGCAACATTCACCAGGTGGCCGTGGCGCGCGGTTCGATGCGCTCGCCATGGATCGACGTGACAACCGCCGCGGCGGCGCCCGCCGTGTTCATGCTCAACGCCGCGGGGCAAGGCATCGTCGTCGACGGGGCTCAGCCTTCGGTGGTTGCCACCCCGGCAACCCCGGTTGCGCGCGGCGGCGTCGTCGTCATCTACTGCGAAGGGTTGGGGCGGACCGACGCCGTGATCTTCGAAGGCCAGCTCTCGCCCACCTCGCCGCCGGCCAACTCCGTCGCTCCTGTGGCAATCACCATCGGCGGCCAGCCGGCCACCGTCTTGTTCGCCGGTTTGACGCCGGAATCGGTCGGTCTTTACCAGATCAACGCCGTCGTTCCGGAGTCGATCGCCGGCGGAGACGCGGTTCCCATCGTGGTTACCGCGGCCGGAATCCCCAGCCGTCCCGTGACGATCGCCGTACGCTGA
- a CDS encoding PQQ-binding-like beta-propeller repeat protein — protein MIGTPKPTRRGFLSAAVGWTQFRGPGSRGVAEGGSGLPVKWSASENVAWRTAIPGAGWSSPVVAGGLVFLTSAVASGEVEPPKKGLYFGGNRGKRTDEHRWVVLAVDARTGRVAWEREVKRGVPAIARHLKNTYASETPVATGDRVYALFGSAGLFAFDHKGKPVWTYKVEQHETRYGWGTAASPVLHRGRLYVVNDNEEASWIAAVDAATGREIWRMPRDEKSNWATPFVWEHDGAFEIVTPGTGRVRSYDGDGKLLWELGGMSSIVIPVPFASHGLLYVASGYVGDQVRPVFAIRPGARGDISLKPGEKSNRSIAWHLPQGGPYNPSPIVYGDYYYTLYDRGFLTCHDARTGKEVYGKVRLDEAAAAFTASPWAYDGKLFALSEDGDTFVIQAGPEYKLLGRNSLDEMAMATPAVADGGLFIRTATHLYRIGKRS, from the coding sequence TTGATCGGCACCCCCAAACCGACCCGCCGTGGTTTCCTCTCCGCGGCTGTGGGCTGGACGCAGTTTCGCGGACCGGGATCGAGAGGTGTGGCCGAGGGCGGATCCGGGCTCCCTGTGAAGTGGTCCGCGAGTGAGAACGTTGCTTGGCGGACGGCGATTCCGGGCGCCGGATGGTCATCGCCTGTGGTGGCGGGCGGGCTCGTGTTTCTGACTTCGGCGGTCGCTTCGGGCGAAGTGGAACCGCCGAAAAAGGGCCTTTACTTCGGCGGCAATCGGGGGAAACGAACCGATGAGCATCGCTGGGTTGTGCTGGCGGTGGATGCTCGCACCGGGCGCGTCGCGTGGGAGCGCGAGGTGAAGCGCGGCGTTCCGGCGATCGCGCGGCACCTGAAGAACACATACGCGTCGGAGACTCCGGTGGCGACCGGGGATCGCGTGTACGCGCTTTTCGGCAGCGCCGGGTTGTTCGCGTTCGATCACAAGGGCAAGCCCGTCTGGACATACAAGGTGGAGCAGCACGAAACGCGCTACGGCTGGGGGACGGCGGCTTCGCCCGTGCTGCATCGCGGGCGGTTGTACGTCGTCAACGATAACGAAGAGGCGTCGTGGATCGCGGCCGTGGACGCCGCAACGGGGCGCGAGATATGGCGAATGCCGCGCGACGAAAAGAGCAACTGGGCGACTCCGTTCGTCTGGGAGCACGACGGCGCGTTCGAGATCGTCACGCCAGGAACCGGACGCGTGCGCTCCTACGACGGCGACGGCAAGCTGCTGTGGGAACTGGGCGGCATGTCGTCGATCGTGATCCCGGTTCCGTTCGCGAGCCATGGGCTGCTGTACGTGGCGTCCGGCTACGTGGGCGACCAAGTGCGCCCGGTGTTCGCGATCCGACCCGGCGCGCGCGGCGATATTTCGCTGAAGCCGGGTGAAAAATCGAACCGCTCGATCGCGTGGCACCTGCCGCAGGGCGGTCCGTACAATCCCTCGCCGATTGTCTACGGCGACTACTACTACACTCTCTACGACCGCGGCTTCCTCACTTGTCACGACGCCAGGACCGGCAAGGAGGTCTATGGCAAGGTGCGCCTGGACGAAGCGGCCGCGGCATTCACCGCCTCGCCGTGGGCTTACGATGGGAAGCTCTTCGCGCTCAGCGAAGACGGCGACACATTCGTGATCCAGGCCGGTCCGGAGTACAAACTGCTCGGCAGGAACAGCCTTGATGAGATGGCGATGGCCACGCCCGCCGTCGCCGATGGCGGACTCTTTATCCGCACCGCGACCCACCTCTATCGCATCGGCAAACGCTCATGA
- a CDS encoding SDR family oxidoreductase produces the protein MSIFKDDLFAGKVAFFTGGTSGIGLGIAMRFARLGATVVLNGRNAEKMAEAVGTIRASGGEAYGYAADVRDYAALDRAIAEARAQAGPIDFLFAGAAGNFPAPVLGMSANGFKAVVDIDLLGTFNTCRAAHPHLNKPGAVVVAISANHAEVAYAHQAHVCAAKAGVEMLMRTLAIEWGPEGIRTASIRPGPIDDTEGMRRLAPTEEMRRTVLRNVPLRRMGTKDDIANLAVFLCSDAASYITGAAYPCDGGMALTGARSLGEVS, from the coding sequence ATGAGCATCTTCAAGGACGATCTTTTCGCCGGGAAAGTGGCCTTCTTCACCGGCGGCACCAGCGGTATCGGGCTGGGCATCGCCATGCGGTTCGCGCGGCTCGGCGCCACGGTGGTGCTGAACGGACGCAACGCGGAGAAGATGGCCGAGGCGGTGGGGACGATCCGCGCCAGCGGGGGCGAGGCCTACGGCTATGCGGCGGATGTGCGCGACTACGCGGCGCTCGACCGTGCGATTGCCGAGGCACGCGCACAAGCCGGACCGATCGACTTTCTGTTCGCCGGCGCCGCGGGCAACTTCCCCGCGCCCGTGCTCGGCATGTCGGCGAACGGCTTCAAGGCCGTGGTGGACATCGATCTGCTTGGGACGTTCAACACCTGCCGCGCGGCGCATCCGCATCTGAACAAACCGGGCGCGGTGGTGGTGGCGATATCCGCCAATCACGCCGAGGTGGCTTACGCGCATCAGGCGCACGTGTGCGCGGCCAAGGCGGGCGTGGAAATGCTGATGCGGACGCTGGCGATCGAATGGGGGCCGGAAGGGATTCGAACGGCGAGCATCCGTCCCGGGCCGATCGACGATACCGAGGGCATGCGGCGGCTGGCGCCCACCGAGGAGATGCGCCGCACCGTACTTCGCAATGTTCCTCTGCGACGGATGGGGACCAAGGACGACATCGCCAATCTGGCCGTGTTCTTATGTTCCGACGCGGCTTCGTACATTACCGGGGCGGCGTATCCGTGCGACGGCGGGATGGCGTTGACCGGGGCGCGCAGCCTGGGCGAGGTGAGCTAG
- a CDS encoding sulfatase-like hydrolase/transferase, with the protein MTRRTLLSLPVAAASQAQRPSHPNVIVLLADDLGWADVGLHGGDIRTPNIDGLARDGMQLDRFYSCPVCSPTRSALMTGRWPMRLGTGYTVVRPWEDYGLPLDEHLMPQSFQGAGYRTAMAGKWHLGHSRRAYFPGARGFDSSYGHLNGAIDYFTHEREGGLDWHRDGKTLEEPGYSTELIGAEAVRRIRQRDKKKPLFLYVPFNAPHSPLQAPQALIDRYATVKDDRRRVFSAMVDAMDQQVGAILKALDDEKIARETIVLFFSDNGGPTNFGARNTPLRGAKATVFEGGIRVPAVLRWPGKVKPGTKSTQVMTAWDVFPTLAAAAGVKPAGKLALDGENLWTNLTAGRSAPREEILFAIENNQHTQYTVIHHEWKLVRDNDGRSLLFNLEADPSEKNDLAAAHPQRVRGLAARIDRWRALQPPYGMRATTNPPANWRGPKRWADNAPR; encoded by the coding sequence ATGACCCGCCGAACCCTACTCTCGCTCCCCGTCGCAGCGGCTTCCCAGGCACAACGTCCATCGCATCCGAACGTGATCGTGCTCCTCGCCGACGACCTCGGCTGGGCCGATGTCGGCTTGCATGGCGGCGACATTCGAACGCCCAACATCGACGGCCTGGCGCGCGACGGCATGCAGCTCGATCGCTTCTACTCCTGCCCGGTCTGCTCGCCGACGCGCTCCGCGTTGATGACCGGCCGCTGGCCGATGCGACTCGGTACCGGATACACGGTGGTCCGCCCGTGGGAAGACTACGGGCTCCCGCTCGACGAGCACCTCATGCCGCAATCGTTCCAGGGCGCCGGCTACCGCACGGCGATGGCGGGAAAGTGGCATCTCGGCCACAGCCGCCGCGCGTACTTCCCCGGCGCGCGCGGGTTCGATTCCTCCTACGGACACTTGAACGGCGCCATCGACTACTTCACCCACGAGCGCGAAGGCGGGCTTGATTGGCACCGCGACGGCAAGACACTCGAGGAGCCCGGCTATTCCACGGAGTTGATCGGCGCCGAAGCGGTCCGCCGGATCCGCCAGCGCGACAAAAAGAAGCCGCTCTTCCTCTACGTGCCCTTCAACGCCCCGCATTCGCCGCTGCAGGCGCCCCAGGCGCTCATCGATCGCTATGCCACGGTCAAGGACGATCGCCGCCGCGTGTTCTCCGCCATGGTGGACGCGATGGACCAACAGGTGGGCGCCATCCTCAAAGCACTCGACGACGAAAAAATCGCCCGGGAGACAATCGTGCTGTTCTTCTCCGACAATGGCGGACCCACCAATTTCGGCGCACGCAACACCCCCCTGCGCGGCGCCAAGGCGACCGTCTTCGAAGGCGGCATCCGCGTGCCGGCGGTTCTGCGGTGGCCGGGCAAAGTCAAGCCCGGGACGAAGTCCACGCAGGTGATGACGGCCTGGGACGTCTTCCCCACGCTCGCCGCCGCGGCGGGCGTGAAGCCGGCCGGCAAACTCGCGCTCGATGGCGAGAACCTCTGGACGAACCTCACCGCCGGCCGGAGCGCCCCGCGCGAAGAGATCCTGTTCGCCATCGAGAACAACCAACACACCCAGTACACCGTCATCCATCACGAATGGAAACTCGTCCGGGACAACGACGGCCGGAGCCTGCTGTTCAACCTCGAGGCCGACCCCAGCGAGAAGAACGACCTCGCCGCGGCCCATCCACAAAGAGTTCGCGGCCTCGCCGCGCGCATCGATCGCTGGCGCGCGCTGCAGCCCCCATACGGCATGCGCGCGACCACGAATCCGCCGGCCAACTGGCGCGGTCCGAAGCGCTGGGCCGACAACGCGCCGCGCTAA
- a CDS encoding tetratricopeptide repeat protein yields the protein MERTQAITILATVSILGTVSPLLGSPASGDSPASGKISAAQQSIEKNPKSADGYVRLAMALAARARETSDPSYYDKANAELDRAAALAPESLDAARARIWVALGKHEFAHARELATALNKRVPDDLMTYALLVDANVELGRYDDAENAANWLLRLRPGNIPGFTRAAYLRELFGDLEGALDLMGKAFERTSPAETEERAWIMTHMSHLHLVAGNVAFAERAAKEALRLFPDYHYALAALAKIRAKQGRHADAAALFEKRYEAAPHPENLYDVAKAWSQSGDLERANAAYGAFEKGARAEMDGPDNSNRELIAYYAGEGNRPDEALRIAEMEHARRQDVHTLDAYALALHANGRDGEARRAIEKALAVGVRDPEILAHAASIK from the coding sequence ATGGAACGAACCCAAGCAATCACGATCCTCGCGACGGTATCGATCCTCGGAACGGTGAGCCCACTTCTGGGCTCACCGGCTTCCGGGGACTCACCGGCTTCCGGCAAGATCTCCGCCGCCCAGCAGAGCATTGAGAAGAATCCGAAGTCCGCCGACGGCTACGTGCGGCTGGCGATGGCCCTGGCCGCGCGCGCCCGGGAAACATCCGATCCGTCCTACTACGACAAAGCCAACGCCGAGCTTGATCGCGCCGCGGCACTTGCGCCGGAAAGCCTGGACGCGGCCCGCGCGCGCATCTGGGTCGCGCTCGGCAAGCATGAGTTCGCTCACGCCCGGGAGCTCGCCACCGCACTCAACAAGCGCGTGCCGGACGACCTGATGACGTACGCGCTACTCGTCGATGCCAACGTCGAGCTCGGCCGCTATGACGACGCGGAGAACGCCGCCAACTGGCTGCTTCGCCTCCGCCCCGGCAATATCCCCGGCTTCACGCGCGCCGCGTATCTGCGAGAGCTGTTCGGCGATCTGGAGGGAGCCCTGGACCTGATGGGCAAGGCCTTCGAACGCACCTCACCCGCCGAGACCGAAGAGCGCGCCTGGATCATGACGCACATGAGCCACCTCCACCTCGTCGCCGGCAACGTCGCCTTCGCCGAGCGCGCGGCCAAAGAAGCGCTGCGGCTGTTCCCGGACTATCACTATGCGCTCGCCGCCCTCGCCAAGATTCGCGCGAAGCAGGGCCGCCACGCCGATGCGGCCGCGTTGTTCGAGAAGCGCTACGAGGCCGCGCCGCACCCGGAGAATCTCTACGACGTGGCCAAGGCATGGAGCCAGTCCGGCGATTTAGAAAGAGCGAACGCCGCCTACGGTGCTTTCGAGAAGGGCGCACGGGCGGAAATGGACGGGCCCGACAACTCCAATCGCGAATTGATCGCCTACTATGCCGGCGAAGGCAATCGGCCGGATGAGGCGCTCCGCATCGCCGAGATGGAGCACGCGCGCCGCCAGGACGTCCACACGCTGGATGCCTATGCCCTGGCTTTGCACGCCAACGGACGCGACGGCGAAGCCCGCAGAGCCATCGAAAAGGCGCTGGCCGTGGGCGTCCGCGATCCCGAAATCCTCGCTCACGCGGCGAGCATCAAGTGA
- a CDS encoding DUF4331 domain-containing protein has translation MQTIRQWTAALAAAALLVPTGAFASSHREAPITAMDHKADITDIYAFRSYEEGRANFVTLIMCVDPLLDPANGPNWFPFDPDILYEIHVDNNNDASPDVTFQVRFETEQRLPGLFQVMAGAGDGISAPSNSPSPVPPGTPLVPPRITSFDSAGLGQRQTYTVTMVKNGSSTPIAVPGPMYAVPANPGPRTMDYGALFNAGIHTSLNNIRMFAGTVDDPFWIDLGGTFDTLNTSLAPPVMSADQDAAHMNVAADTVSGYAVNAIAIEVPITMLTRTGAVEAADSAAATIGVWATTSRQRTTVRRAPLPNQNAGAWSQVQRLGNPLINELLVGTGMKDRFSMDEPKNDTQFASGFLDPTLARILNAATGGGIAIPAPPRTDLIPLVRYAPPIAAAGTPPGPIADMLRLNTGVPPTAPDQANRLGLLAGDGAGFPNGRRLMDDTVDIALRVVAGVLAPGFNVSPNNALGDGVNVNDVAYRTAFPYLADAPAGRNRRHIDPGEAGCTGGSGPACLP, from the coding sequence ATGCAGACAATTCGACAATGGACCGCCGCTCTGGCGGCGGCCGCTCTACTTGTCCCTACCGGGGCGTTCGCCAGCAGCCATCGCGAAGCGCCGATCACGGCCATGGACCACAAGGCCGACATCACCGATATCTACGCGTTCCGCAGTTACGAGGAAGGGCGCGCCAATTTCGTCACGCTCATCATGTGCGTGGATCCACTGCTCGACCCGGCCAACGGACCCAACTGGTTCCCGTTCGACCCGGACATCCTGTATGAAATCCACGTCGACAACAACAACGACGCTTCGCCCGACGTCACCTTTCAGGTTCGCTTCGAAACCGAACAGCGCCTTCCCGGCCTGTTCCAGGTGATGGCCGGCGCCGGCGATGGCATCTCGGCTCCCTCAAATTCGCCGTCGCCCGTGCCGCCCGGCACGCCGCTCGTCCCGCCGCGCATCACCAGCTTTGACTCGGCCGGCCTCGGCCAGCGCCAAACCTATACCGTCACCATGGTGAAGAACGGCTCCAGCACGCCCATCGCCGTACCCGGCCCCATGTACGCCGTTCCGGCCAATCCCGGTCCGCGCACGATGGACTACGGCGCGCTCTTCAACGCCGGCATCCACACCTCGCTGAATAACATTCGCATGTTCGCCGGCACGGTCGACGATCCGTTCTGGATCGACCTTGGCGGCACGTTCGACACACTGAACACCAGCCTCGCTCCGCCCGTGATGTCGGCCGACCAGGACGCCGCCCACATGAATGTCGCCGCCGACACCGTCTCCGGCTACGCGGTAAACGCCATCGCCATCGAAGTGCCGATCACTATGCTCACCCGCACCGGCGCCGTCGAAGCGGCTGACTCCGCCGCCGCCACCATCGGCGTGTGGGCCACCACCTCCCGCCAGCGCACCACCGTGCGCCGCGCTCCGCTCCCCAACCAGAACGCCGGCGCGTGGAGCCAGGTGCAGCGCCTCGGCAACCCGCTGATCAACGAGTTGCTCGTCGGCACCGGCATGAAAGACCGCTTCAGCATGGACGAACCCAAGAACGACACCCAGTTCGCCTCCGGCTTTCTCGATCCCACGCTGGCCCGCATCCTGAACGCGGCCACCGGCGGCGGAATCGCGATCCCCGCACCGCCGCGCACGGACTTGATCCCGCTCGTCCGCTATGCCCCGCCGATCGCCGCCGCCGGCACGCCTCCCGGCCCGATCGCCGACATGCTTCGTCTGAACACGGGCGTCCCGCCCACCGCCCCGGACCAGGCCAACCGCCTCGGCCTCCTCGCCGGTGATGGCGCCGGCTTCCCGAACGGCCGCCGGCTGATGGACGACACCGTCGACATCGCGCTGCGCGTTGTGGCGGGCGTCCTCGCGCCGGGCTTCAACGTCTCGCCCAACAACGCGCTCGGCGACGGCGTGAACGTGAATGACGTCGCCTACCGCACGGCGTTTCCGTACCTCGCCGACGCCCCCGCCGGCCGCAACCGGCGCCACATCGATCCGGGCGAAGCCGGCTGCACCGGCGGCTCCGGACCGGCCTGCCTGCCCTAG
- a CDS encoding RidA family protein, with amino-acid sequence MTKKSKTESRRALMQAAVLGLAGASQASAAEEWSPKKSTGNGPVRSGHLLFMSGIGGWYPDRRKEAGDARVQTRSALESMKTALEKAGSSMENVLKVTVSLVDPENNWEPMNEEYNKFFPSNRPARSYWGATGFRRRGQLLQIDCIAYID; translated from the coding sequence ATGACGAAGAAATCGAAGACCGAATCGCGACGCGCGCTTATGCAGGCGGCGGTGTTGGGGCTGGCCGGGGCTTCCCAGGCTTCGGCGGCCGAAGAGTGGAGTCCGAAAAAGTCCACCGGCAATGGCCCGGTCCGCTCGGGGCACCTGCTGTTCATGAGCGGCATTGGAGGCTGGTATCCGGACCGGCGCAAGGAAGCGGGCGACGCGCGCGTGCAAACACGTTCGGCGCTCGAGTCGATGAAGACAGCGCTCGAAAAGGCCGGGTCGTCGATGGAGAACGTACTGAAGGTGACCGTCTCGCTCGTCGACCCGGAGAATAACTGGGAGCCGATGAACGAGGAGTACAACAAGTTCTTTCCGTCGAACCGGCCTGCCCGATCCTATTGGGGCGCGACGGGGTTTCGGCGACGCGGACAGTTGCTGCAGATCGACTGCATCGCCTACATCGACTGA